The segment ACCAGCTGGCGAATATGAGCTTAGCTCGGCACGCCCGCGTTCATCGGCGGTTAATATTTAATTGATTGTTATGCAGCAAACTGCAATCCATATTGGCGTATGTACTGTGTATCTACATAAATCTTCGGTTAAATTTAAGTATTCAAAGTTGACCTGGCCCAATTAAATTCAGTAGGGCTCAGGTACAGTGACGGGACCCCTGAGACTGGGAATATTGTAAAGGATATGGAATCGCTACTGAACCTCAGATCACAAATCCGGTCTCACTCTTGGGTTTAATATCCACCAGGATAAAATTCTTCATCCTGCTGGGTTTGATAATAGCAATATCCTTCAGCTTGACCCCTTCAACAAAGGAGACTTCACCCACCTTCTCATGGAACTCATCATAATCCAGCTTGATCTTCATACCACGTAATTTCAATGTAATGGGTAGCGGAGAGAGTACATCTTTGATCTCGGGCACCTGATCCTCGATCTCCTTTTTGACCCTGGGCGGCATCACGGTCAGTGGGTCCTTACTGATCGCTTCCCGTTCCTCATCCATAATCTCACCCACCACGTTAACTACCTCGTCCATGGCATGCATTTCATCGCCTTTTCGCAAACGGTGGGCGATCCGGCCCAGTGTCCTCACATAGGCACTGCAATAGGGAACATCCTCGGTTTTGATCTCAGGGGCCCCGACGACCACAATAGGAATATCCACATCCTGGTAAAGCTTGGGCTTGCTTTCGGTGATACAATGTTTGAAATTACCGAAAATATATACAGCCATATCATGCTCGTTAATAAGTTCCTTCTCCTCGTGTGAGATCTGGCACGTTCTGGAACCAACACCCCGGGCAAGACCGATCATATTGGTCTTCGCCCCTTTGCGGCGCAGGAACTCGGCAATATCGCAATCCGGATGTGGAAGATGATGGTATGCCAGTGTGGGGGCCACCACAGCGATCTCAGTACCTGACAGTGGTGCACGTGTTAATTCCCCCAGTAGTTTCTTGGTCATTTTCTCAACGAGCTCGATGTCCTTAATAGGCACCAGCATGATTATAATAACCTCGGTCTGCATTATGTTCTTCTGGAGAATAAAGCCGCCCAGGTCTTCTACCAGTTCCACCAACAGGTTATGTTTATGTACCCCACCTTCAAACATCATTGGTTCAAGCATGGTGAGCCTCCACTAATTTATCCCGCATGGCCTCTGCCCTGTCCTTCCAGTCCTGTTTGATAGGATCCTCAGACGCCACGAATAAAATATACTCATCAGTCAATTGATGATATCTGACCCTGAACCCTTCAGGGATGATCCTCAACATGGCATCCACTATCCTGTTATTTATCTCCTGCACCTTTTCATCAATGACCATATCTTTTAGCAGATCCACTTCAGTCATGTAATTGGCAGTTTCCACAATGATCTTGGTACGTTCTTTTTGATTGATATTCCCCTTGCCGTACCGTTCCCATAATTTATTGAGCAGTTGAGAGATATAGGTCTCTTTGTTGAGATTAATTATCACCTCTTGTTTCCCATATTCACCTATCCCCACATCTGCAAAGTCCTTGAGATGCACGGAAGGAAGTCCCATCCGTCGCAAACCTACAAATATGAATACGGGCTGGGTTACATCGATATAGACCCTGACCTTTTCTACCACCCTGCCCAGTGAAAGATCGGACAGTACATCCACTACCACCCGTTTATAGACTTCAGCGCCGATTTCTTCAGGGGATTCCACCACAATTGAGTCGTCTTCGTCCATCTATGCTTCCTCAAAGCTACTTATTAACAAATCCTGAAACTAAAAGTGCTGCACCTACAGCACCAATATATTGTGCATATGGAGGCACCAGCACATCTATCTTCAATAGCTCCTTCATGGCTTTTGGCACTCCTTCTATTAAGGACGACCCACCAACCATGATCAATGGTTCAATAACCTCCACTTCCTGGAGTTGCTGCTCAAACACCTGTTCAACTACACTGTAACATGCTGCAGCAGCCACGTCCTCAGGATTTGAACCTTTTGCCAGTGAATTGACCAGACTCTGGATACCAAAAACGATACAGTAACTGTTCATCTCCACGTTTTTCTGCATTCCCTTAACAGCAAGTGCACCAAGTTCAGTAATATCAACACCCAGACGTTTGGAAGTCATATCCAAAAACCGGCCTGAGGCACCAGCACAGATACCTCCCATTGTGAACATACCAGGGATGCCGTCCTGTACAGCTATGGCCTTATTGTCCATTCCCCCTATATCGATAACAGTTGCCGGACCGTGCTGTTTATCAGCCAGATAGACCGCACCTTTTGAGTTTATAGTGATCTCTTCCTGTACCAGGTCGGCATTGAACTCATCGCCAAGCAGGAACCTGCCATAGCCTGTAACACCCAGGGCCTGTATATCATCCCTGGTGACGCCTGCTTCTTTCATGGCCAGATCCAGCGCTTCCGTGGCACTTTCCAATACCCTGATTGTAGGTACCCAGCCTGTGCCTATGATCTCATTGTCCTTCATTATCACAGCTTTCGTGGTTGTTGACCCTGAGTCGATACCAGCGGTCAATCCTTCTTGAATTTCCCTGGCAAGCAAACTGCGCCGCCTGGCTGTTGTTGTTAATGCCTCCAGCCGGGTGAGCAGGGTACCGGCGGCAGTCCTTTCAGTAAATGAATAACTTATTACAGGGATTTTCGAATTCTCATAAATGTACCTGCGTATCTCATTGCGTGTCAACGCACCTTCAGCACATCTAAAACAAGTAGCTATTAATACCGCATCAGCTTGCGTCTTACCTTCTACAATAGCTTTTGCCCTGGCCATCATAAGTCTCAGATCTGGGCTGGCTACCTGAAGTCCGAACTCTTCTTCAGCATTTTGAACATCTTTGATCGTAATCTCAGGGAAGAAAATCTCGGCTTCTACAAGATTGGCAGCTTTATTGATCTCCTCCTGGATACCGCTGTATTCGCTGCCACAGGAAAGTTGAGCTATCCGAACCAATTTTTCGGTTGCCATTTCACTCACCTACCCTAAGTTTATCTAAGAACTCCTTTATCAGGTGCACGAAATCTTTTACATCGTCTGGTGTTTTTGGATAATCCAACTCCAGTAGAGGCACCTTTTTAGCCCTCACCAGGAAGTTGATCAGTTCATTTGTGCGGGCACATCCCATGCATCCGAATGAGATATCTGGTTCTTTTACAATGATTGCTGCCTCTGCCTCTTCCAGAAGAGGACCAAGCAGTGACATCCGGCCCCTGACTCCTGAAGGAACTTCTACTGCGGCATATTTCAGTCCCTTTTTAGGATCTTCAGGTGTAATATTGATTGGTGGGACTTCTATTCCTGCTGTGCGGATCTTCTTTCCGATCTCCTGCATTACTGCAAGAGGTTCATGACCAAACCTATCCACAAGATCGGATAATATCAGACTGTTGCTGGGGTAAATGAAAACTTTAACCATATCTAAACCTCTTTTGCGCCTTCTTCTTCAATGATCTTTTTGAGATATTCAAAAGTAATACGAGGCGGTTTTACTTTTATTTCAATTACATCTCCTCTTTCGATCTCTTCTAATGCTTCTGTAATAAATGGTAACATTTCAAATTCAATCTCATGCTGGTGGAACCCAGGTTTCGCTCCCCCACCCCGTCCTGCCCTGCACCTGTGTGGGTCGCCGGGTGGGACACCCCTTTCCTTAATAAATATCCTGTTGGGGTCCAGATCCCGGATCTCTTTAGCCACCATATCTACATCCTGTCTCTTACCCTCGATGATAAGCCCAAAACACGTTTCTTTTACTGTAATATCAGCTTTACTTTCATATATTTTGATAACCAGGTCGCTGGGGAGAGTGAATGTGGAGTGCAGTACGATCATCTTGCTAATTATATCATCCCGGGCCATCTATTCCACCTCAATAACATAGATAATATCGCCCTGTTTCAGATCCCCCAATTTTTCCGGATCCATAACTTTTCCAATTATATTGGTACAATGGAACTTCTCACCTGTTGGTCCATATCGTTTGTCATCAATGGTTTTTACACCGATAATACCGTACTGTTTTGATGCCTGGTTTGTTACGCCCACTTCGCCTGCCATCACTTTTTCTGAAGGAGTATTTTCAGGCATTAATTCTTTATATTTTTCTGCTCTTTTGATAGTTTTGAACAATACTGTGTTCTCATAGTTGAAATAGACCGGAAGTGGGCCTAATGGCCTTTGTTTAAGCCTGAGAGCATGTTTAAAGAACTCAACCGTGGTGGGTGATTTATCATAATAGAATCTAATATGGATCAACAACTGGGGCGGGATACATAATACTGAAGCATGCTTTGTTTCAACTATTTGCATTGTAGTCTCAGGCATTTGTTCAACCACAATGGCATCATCTCCATCATATCCATCGATCTCCAGTGTAAGCCCCCTTTCCTCTGCCAGTGCTTTTGACTGTTCGATCGTTAATCCTAAAAACATTACCTGGGGAGGATTGACCCTTACTTCAAGTTTATTCCCTTTCTCAGCAAGTTTGACAAGTTCCACTCCCTTTGTTATCGTTCCCACAATTGAATGGACTGCGCTGCTTGTCCGGTCCTCTTTTGAAATGAAAACCCGGCCCAAACCCTCACCTTCTGTACGCACTGATATGTTCCCTTCTGAACGGGAATCCAGGTTTTCAAATACGACGTCCTCGCTTATTAAAATATCATTGACCAAATAGGAACTTGAAATGTCATCCACCTTGAATAATCCTTTACGAACAAGTCCAATGAAATGTTCAGCACCCAGAGGAGCCTCTTTTTTCATATCAACTGAAAAGTATGTGAATATCTTCATACCATCTTCGAGAGGTGTATTCAAATCACTGGTGGTAATCTTATCAGTAAGGGTTTCCCACCTGATAACTGATTCAATCTGGTTGATCGTATCCCCCTGGTCCAGTTGTGTAACAATATTCTTACCACTTATCACCTTCGCAAACACGCCGCCGTCAGCAGGTGAGCCGTGGGATGCAGTGTGACGACCCTTTGAGATTACAACATAGGAATTTTTAGCATTGTATCCACCAGTACCAAAGATGAGGTCATATCTCTGATATTCAAAAGTGCTCTTATCAGGCTCAATGTCTGTTTCAACCGGTCCGAAAGCTACGGTGTCGAGTGTTGACCAATGTGCCCGTAATTCCTTTCCAATAAAATTAGTAACCCATTTTTTTTTGAATTCAGGTTTATCAGGATCAACTTCGATCTTAAATTCACCCTTATTTGTCCTTATACTGTACTCGGTGGTCAGCTCTTCCTTCAGTTCTCCACCTTTAACAATACCAATAGTCGCACCCGAAATATAGGAGGTTTTGGTCTTGTTAACAATATCACCAAGTGTGGCCCCTTCTTCAATATCTACAGAGATATCATTTATTTCTACATTGATGGTCACTATCTCTCCTCCATTTTATCATAGGTGCCAATGGATTAAATACTTTAAATTTATGAAATGAATGAATTATAATTCTTTTGATATCCCTTCGAGAGACTCCTCACGTTCTTCTTGAGTAAGTCGGCTAAGTACATCACCTGTTTCACCAATATCTACGATCTTACCTAATCTCATTAGAGCAGCCCTGTCACATACTTCTGCAACGAAGTCCATATCATGGGACACAATAACAAAAGTCTCGCCAAGAGTTTCCCTGGCATTAAGTATTGATCTGGAAACCTCGATCTTTGTTACAGGATCCATTGTGCCTGTGGGTTCATCAAAGACCAGTATCCTGGGTTCTTTCATTAGCACCTGGGCCATTGCAGTTCTGTGTCGTTCCCCTTCACTTAATTCATCTGGCATCTTTGAAAGGATATCCCGCGCTTTTCCCTCAGTGAAACCTGCAGTGATCAATGTAGATATGGCTTTTCTCTCACCCAGTTCATGAGGCAGTTCAAGTCCGATGGCATCGGTAAGGTTATCGATTACGTTTCGGTGAGGGTATAAACTATATTCCTGATGCAGCACTCCAATATATTTGGTCGCCCTTCCTTTACCGTTCACACCCATCACTTTCATGTCTATCCACTCATCTCCTACCCTGACATCGACATCACCCTCGGTGGGCTGCAAAAGACCAGTAATGATCTTGGATGTGGTGGTCTTGCCTGCACCACTAACTCCGATCAGTCCGAAAATCTCACCTTCAAGCACATCGAAATCAATACCATCTACTGCATTAACAACGCCTCGATCCAATGAGAAATATTTCATTTTAAGATTACTGACCTTGATCAGAGGTTCACCTATCTGAATCTCACCTTTTTCAATCTCCTGGACCTGTTCCATGAATTTTGCAGAAACCGTTTTTGGGTCTCCCTCAGCAAGAATTTCACCATCTTCTAATAAAATAGCTTTGTCAGAGAGCTCTTCTACCACGTGAGGCCAGTGAGAAGTAATGATTAATGACATGTTGTATTCTTTTACAGCATCCATTATACTTTCATGAACTAATTTTGCAGTTTTGGGATCCAGCGTACCTGTGGGTTCATCTGCAATAAGCAATATGGGGTCTTTCACAAGCTGTCTGGCCAGTACAACTCTTTGTTTCTCTCCACCACTTAGTTCGCGGGCAATATGCATCATACGGTGAGAAAGATGTACCTGGTCAAGCAGGTCTGCTGCCTTGTGTATAGCATCGGGGCCTTTTTCACCAATCTC is part of the Methanosarcinales archaeon genome and harbors:
- the atwA gene encoding methyl coenzyme M reductase system, component A2, with translation MSVFIEIKDLSVGFDGVDVLKNINLTINEGESIGILGKSGAGKSIFMHVLRGAEEFKNMSGQVLYHLSYCEACNLVEAPSKVGTPCRKCGGELKQKTVDLVTLPIHDPVRKAITRRNAIMLQRSFALYGDDRVIVNVMNALTEIGEKGPDAIHKAADLLDQVHLSHRMMHIARELSGGEKQRVVLARQLVKDPILLIADEPTGTLDPKTAKLVHESIMDAVKEYNMSLIITSHWPHVVEELSDKAILLEDGEILAEGDPKTVSAKFMEQVQEIEKGEIQIGEPLIKVSNLKMKYFSLDRGVVNAVDGIDFDVLEGEIFGLIGVSGAGKTTTSKIITGLLQPTEGDVDVRVGDEWIDMKVMGVNGKGRATKYIGVLHQEYSLYPHRNVIDNLTDAIGLELPHELGERKAISTLITAGFTEGKARDILSKMPDELSEGERHRTAMAQVLMKEPRILVFDEPTGTMDPVTKIEVSRSILNARETLGETFVIVSHDMDFVAEVCDRAALMRLGKIVDIGETGDVLSRLTQEEREESLEGISKEL
- a CDS encoding methanogenesis marker 3 protein, which translates into the protein MTINVEINDISVDIEEGATLGDIVNKTKTSYISGATIGIVKGGELKEELTTEYSIRTNKGEFKIEVDPDKPEFKKKWVTNFIGKELRAHWSTLDTVAFGPVETDIEPDKSTFEYQRYDLIFGTGGYNAKNSYVVISKGRHTASHGSPADGGVFAKVISGKNIVTQLDQGDTINQIESVIRWETLTDKITTSDLNTPLEDGMKIFTYFSVDMKKEAPLGAEHFIGLVRKGLFKVDDISSSYLVNDILISEDVVFENLDSRSEGNISVRTEGEGLGRVFISKEDRTSSAVHSIVGTITKGVELVKLAEKGNKLEVRVNPPQVMFLGLTIEQSKALAEERGLTLEIDGYDGDDAIVVEQMPETTMQIVETKHASVLCIPPQLLIHIRFYYDKSPTTVEFFKHALRLKQRPLGPLPVYFNYENTVLFKTIKRAEKYKELMPENTPSEKVMAGEVGVTNQASKQYGIIGVKTIDDKRYGPTGEKFHCTNIIGKVMDPEKLGDLKQGDIIYVIEVE
- a CDS encoding methanogenesis marker 15 protein, whose product is MATEKLVRIAQLSCGSEYSGIQEEINKAANLVEAEIFFPEITIKDVQNAEEEFGLQVASPDLRLMMARAKAIVEGKTQADAVLIATCFRCAEGALTRNEIRRYIYENSKIPVISYSFTERTAAGTLLTRLEALTTTARRRSLLAREIQEGLTAGIDSGSTTTKAVIMKDNEIIGTGWVPTIRVLESATEALDLAMKEAGVTRDDIQALGVTGYGRFLLGDEFNADLVQEEITINSKGAVYLADKQHGPATVIDIGGMDNKAIAVQDGIPGMFTMGGICAGASGRFLDMTSKRLGVDITELGALAVKGMQKNVEMNSYCIVFGIQSLVNSLAKGSNPEDVAAAACYSVVEQVFEQQLQEVEVIEPLIMVGGSSLIEGVPKAMKELLKIDVLVPPYAQYIGAVGAALLVSGFVNK
- a CDS encoding methanogenesis marker 17 protein, which codes for MDEDDSIVVESPEEIGAEVYKRVVVDVLSDLSLGRVVEKVRVYIDVTQPVFIFVGLRRMGLPSVHLKDFADVGIGEYGKQEVIINLNKETYISQLLNKLWERYGKGNINQKERTKIIVETANYMTEVDLLKDMVIDEKVQEINNRIVDAMLRIIPEGFRVRYHQLTDEYILFVASEDPIKQDWKDRAEAMRDKLVEAHHA
- a CDS encoding methanogenesis marker 5 protein; this translates as MVKVFIYPSNSLILSDLVDRFGHEPLAVMQEIGKKIRTAGIEVPPINITPEDPKKGLKYAAVEVPSGVRGRMSLLGPLLEEAEAAIIVKEPDISFGCMGCARTNELINFLVRAKKVPLLELDYPKTPDDVKDFVHLIKEFLDKLRVGE
- a CDS encoding methanogenesis marker 6 protein, producing the protein MARDDIISKMIVLHSTFTLPSDLVIKIYESKADITVKETCFGLIIEGKRQDVDMVAKEIRDLDPNRIFIKERGVPPGDPHRCRAGRGGGAKPGFHQHEIEFEMLPFITEALEEIERGDVIEIKVKPPRITFEYLKKIIEEEGAKEV
- a CDS encoding methanogenesis marker 7 protein, translating into MLEPMMFEGGVHKHNLLVELVEDLGGFILQKNIMQTEVIIIMLVPIKDIELVEKMTKKLLGELTRAPLSGTEIAVVAPTLAYHHLPHPDCDIAEFLRRKGAKTNMIGLARGVGSRTCQISHEEKELINEHDMAVYIFGNFKHCITESKPKLYQDVDIPIVVVGAPEIKTEDVPYCSAYVRTLGRIAHRLRKGDEMHAMDEVVNVVGEIMDEEREAISKDPLTVMPPRVKKEIEDQVPEIKDVLSPLPITLKLRGMKIKLDYDEFHEKVGEVSFVEGVKLKDIAIIKPSRMKNFILVDIKPKSETGFVI